A stretch of Malus sylvestris chromosome 11, drMalSylv7.2, whole genome shotgun sequence DNA encodes these proteins:
- the LOC126591544 gene encoding uncharacterized protein LOC126591544, giving the protein MQRMADKNKGESVRNANQHDLRDHFEFVHAIVVAMENNCPTAEWRSWEDVPGNVKKVVMDEVLCNYTLDDDMNEQLMKLMDNALEGGYNRWHYEVLWNGPGSSK; this is encoded by the exons ATGCAAAG GATGGCGGATAAGAACAAGGGTGAGAGTGTACGCAATGCCAACCAACATGATTTAAGGGATCATTTTGAGTTTGTGCATGCGATCGTTGTAGCCATGGAGAATAATTGTCCCACTGCTGAGTGGCGTTCTTGGGAAGATGTGCCTGGGAATGTGAAGAAGGTTGTGATGGATGAAGTATTA TGTAATTATACTCTTGATGATGATATGaacgaacagttgatgaagttgatggataATGCGTTGGAGGGAGGTTACAATCGATGGCATTATGAAGTCTTGTGGAATGGACCAGGATCATCCAaatag
- the LOC126588724 gene encoding helicase protein MOM1-like isoform X3, with translation MATKIHATSVLLVGSSCGCCNGRGCRTSYHLSCLDSPMDDVPLGLWYCPMCVRKKLVSGIYSVSEGIESIWDAREVEVSDVDGLQKREEFFVKYKGLAHIHNQWVPRSRVLLEAPTLVAMFNRNNQVTRWRKEWTVPHRLLQRRSLMSPKQRENYLGEQIGDTLFCQYEWLVKWHGLDYDDATWELENAASFDSPEGQGLIRDYERRRQRVKKSSEMDKLPKILESKKSLTVNLSELLAGDSSRFDNSCLENINKLRELWHTGENAVVVDDKERIAKVIAFIRSLQSDAYQPFLIISTPSTLCYWEDEFSRLAPSMNVVVYSGNKDLRRSIRSIEFDEAGGIFQVLVTSPEAIIEDKNIFEHIRWETIIIDACHHPTISTQLVQMKMLRTRKWLLLVSGVLKKSRAEYLCLLCLLDSEGNSQTGDHFLSSCSDIIVKLKDRLSRYISHGCEPDSPRFREYWVPVQISTVQLEQYCENLLSNSTLVLSLAKNDRVGADITLSKKALYDATLAARKCCDHPYIVHPPLQALLTKDLQAVEYLDVGIKASGKLQLLDLMLKEIKNRNLRVLILFQSIGGSGKAFSLGDILDDFLRLRYGENSYERVECGVLRSKKDAAMNKFNNKEFGRFVFLLEARACLPNIKLSSVDIVIIFGSDWIPHNDIKALQKISLDSQFERIKVFRLYSTCTVEEKVLVCAKQGKILDSDIQNVSSSMLLWGAPYQLDKLDEFHGCNTPAPTRNILSEESLLKDVVQEFFSILPQDGENSGSCNYSKILRVQQTGGAYSLEVPLLSEMKNEYTGEGQPLSFWTKLLEAKHPQWKYCSGLSQRNRKRVQPFDELLKKPEIVKKLGKVVNGNDDAPYPKPGSEVKSVPGCKEGISGAAADNLLHSFHWSTACANKVTDAIRDSTSDNVNNPERNMLESEERRKLCDAQKSLHELLKPDILRLCGILQVSDAVKVMAELFLEYVMSNHHVNREPATILQAFQISLCWLAASFLRQKVDHKESLALAKQHLNFNCKKEEAEYVYSMLRCLKRTFLHSIGAFKAVESPKFSNLSSKDVLKNSDAKASQPITSNLQHVKSDIKDLPPSQEYFAQEDVSKSIKGIQKTLQKKMKKLIEKQSKDNSEVLRTYEEEKGRLERELKAETIVIRSCFQNSTSMRTDKLKMLEKKIEENNNQHDLRLEHLEASQLEARTKLREMGKRWVEEVQAWARAELLDRSPSNTLKPWLECSRTSDCQSSEDHEDFATFRVHDFDSIVHSGTGGIKRPSPTPESVPAEAVAHTVPIRTEETPARPLGALDMTSVAASCTDFMGKTKNKAESSSDVQESVVSVNPCAKAQITDGGAAGNGELDVLEVASSTDGFQKVVTSSLPFQERIPSADTSPIYHGEVRLDVPRAVCSTDSPRRPHPSNLPSDGAALNMPDKEAPLGLPETACSSHSLQNVISVREPSPEENHVAKQTMPDKEVESEVFETVSSNDALGNLVSVDLLAGGQMLEKVTEHETVSPSHDLHDVSVNPPPSEGRIHKVMVTIPDKEVDSGVLETSSSTDRLEYCVSVNPLSSEEEIPEKSTEYEPVSSSHGLHNVPPVSPTSEEQIHEVTVHMPTKEVDLSVLQTVSSDDGQGNLASLVPPSSDEQICEKPTEKETSEVDLIASGSAPGAYQQNGVDTMTNGSSDQEMPLVNSPGVHPVALVPGGSATLDQAYQDKGTLIETSDAEQEDAEASKQSNTCQQVENTAPESAPTVASNLSNRELPDIETVVQQPSYNTPDNSAPELSSAGGVEIRPSEYRTSNQVSHASMHFVENISDLSNQTVLRPVTSSTSEFELSFSDTSAAPVTSAFNSLPINAAPQGGSQAPLPSYTDPLQYELERLNKQTDHMLKSHEDAKLRLKGDCDKEIEEAVAEIQRKYELRSQEVEAEFLLKKKELDSIHHKVLMNKILAEAFRSKCMDLRASGASGVQQDGNSSFTQQLVQLSMHDTQRNSPVAGSSLASTPAANLQTSTAPLPSPPAPAPVTNPLYIAPPQQTVPLSTSPIPSIPARLPHISSISSTGNSQGGGTIRAPAPHLQPFRPSTSMSNQQSHSNSPATPPSLPHIPRSPAPGQPSVPHNRAHQPKNPGDLSALRSLSALGLLMNMNSRSGASPPGSSPSLPNLVPNRDLSNLSNPPVTGSARVNPVNTGGPTDIVCLSDDD, from the exons atgGCGACCAAAATTCATGCCACATCTGTTCTCTTGGTGGGAAGCTCTTGTGG GTGCTGTAATGGAAGAGGATGCAGGACAAGCTACCATCTTTCTTGTCTAGATTCTCCTATGGATGATGTTCCTCTTGGACTTTGGTACTGTCCCATGTGTGTTAGAAAAAAGTTAGTATCTGGTATATATTCGGTGTCAGAGGGAATAGAGTCAATCTGGGATGCTAGAGAAGTAGAGGTATCTGATGTTGATG GATTGCAAAAGAGGGAGGAGTTCTTTGTTAAATACAAAGGTCTTGCTCATATTCACAACCAATGGGTACCAAGAAGTAGAGTTCTTCTTGAAGCTCCTACCCTTGTGGCAATGTTCAACCGAAATAACCAG GTCACAAGGTGGAGGAAAGAGTGGACAGTTCCACATCGGCTGCTACAAAGGAGATCATTAATGTCTCCCAAGCAGCGTGAAAACTATCTCGGGGAACAAATTGGTGATACCTTATTTTGTCAGTATGAATGGCTTGTGAAATGGCACGGTCTTGATTATGACGATGCTACTTGGGAGTTAGAGAATGCTGCATCCTTTGATTCACCTGAGGGTCAGGGCCTTATAAGAGATTATGAAAGGCGCCGGCAGAGGGTGAAGAAGTCCTCTGAAATGGATAAGCTGCCAAAG ATACTTGAAAGCAAAAAGTCTTTAACAGTGAATTTATCAGAACTGCTAGCTGGAGATTCATCCAGATTTGATAATTCATGTCTAGAGAACATTAACAAGCTACGCGAGCTGTGGCACACGGGTGAGAAtgctgttgttgttgatgaTAAG GAACGAATTGCGAAGGTTATTGCATTTATTCGATCTTTGCAGTCTGATGCCTATCAACCTTTTCTGATCATCTCAACTCCTTCTACACTTTGTTATTGGGAGGATGAGTTCTCCCGTTTGGCACCATCTATGAATGTTGTGGTTTACAGTGGAAATAAAGATTTACGGAGAAGTATTAGGTCAATAGAGTTTGATGAGGCTGGTGGCATTTTTCAAGTACTTGTTACCTCACCAGAGGCTATTATTGAG GATAAAAATATATTCGAACACATACGATGGGAAACTATCATAATTGATGCGTGCCACCACCCTACTATCTCTACACAGTTGGTGCAGATGAAGATGCTACGTACCCGTAAGTGGCTTCTCCTGGTCAGTGGAGTACTTAAG AAGAGCAGGGCTGAGTACCTCTGTTTGTTGTGTCTCCTTGATTCTGAAGGCAATTCACAAACTGGTGATCACTTCCTAAGCAGTTGCAGTGATATTATTGTTAAATTAAAGGACAGGCTTTCAAGGTATATTTCTCATGGATGCGAACCTGACTCTCCCAGGTTTAGGGAGTATTGGGTTCCTGTACAGATATCAACTGTCCAGCTAGAGCAGTACTGTGAAAATTTACTGTCAAACTCCACATTAGTTCTCTCATTGGCAAAGAACGATCGTGTTGGAGCAGATATAACTTTATCAAAAAAAGCACTCTATGATGCAACTCTAGCTGCTCGGAAG TGCTGTGATCACCCCTACATTGTGCACCCACCCTTACAAGCCTTGCTTACTAAAGACCTTCAAGCAGTTGAGTATTTGGATGTAGGGATCAAAGCAAGTGGCAAGCTTCAGCTTCTTGACTTGATGCTTAAGGAGATAAAGAATCGAAATTTAAGAGTACTTATCCTGTTCCAG TCAATTGGTGGTTCAGGAAAAGCTTTTTCTCTGGGAGATATTTTGGATGATTTTCTGCGTCTAAGATATGGTGAAAATTCCTATGAGCGCGTCGAATGTGGTGTCCTTCGTTCTAAGAAAGATGCTGCTATGAACAAGTTCAACAATAAGGAGTTTGGTAGATTTGTGTTCTTACTGGAGGCTCGTGCCTGTCTCCCCAACATCAAACTGTCATCAGTTGATATTGTCATCATATTTGGTAGTGACTGGATTCCACATAATGATATAAAAGCCCTGCAAAAGATATCACTTGATTCCCAGTTTGAACGTATAAAAGTATTTCGCTTATATTCAACTTGTACGGTAGAGGAGAAAGTTCTAGTTTGTGCAAAACAAGGGAAGATTCTTGATAGTGACATACAGAATGTGAGCAGTAGTATGCTTCTATGGGGGGCACCTTATCAACTTGATAAACTAGATGAGTTCCATGGCTGCAACACCCCTGCACCTACTAGAAATATCTTGTCTGAAGAATCACTTCTGAAAGATGTTGTCCAGGAGTTCTTCTCCATACTTCCTCAGGATGGCGAGAACAGTGGCTCATGTAATTACTCTAAGATTTTAAGAGTTCAACAAACTGGAGGAGCATACAGTTTGGAGGTTCCGTTGCTTAGTGAGATGAAAAATGAATATACTGGTGAAGGACAGCCTCTTAGTTTTTGGACAAAACTGTTGGAAGCAAAGCATCCTCAGTGGAAATATTGTTCTGGTTTGTCTCAGAGGAATCGGAAACGAGTACAACCTTTTGATGAGTTACTGAAGAAACCAGAAATTGTAAAAAAACTCGGGAAGGTGGTAAATGGTAATGATGATGCACCCTATCCGAAGCCTGGATCAGAGGTGAAATCAGTTCCTGGATGCAAGGAAG GAATTTCTGGGGCTGCGGCAGATAATTTGCTTCATTCTTTTCACTGGTCAACTGCCTGTGCAAATAAAGTAACTGATGCAATTCGTGATTCCACTTCAGATAATGTGAATAATCCGGAACGTAACATGCTCGAGTCTGAGGAGAGAAGAAAATTGTGTGATGCCCAGAAAAGTCTCCATGAACTTCTGAAGCCAGATATATTAAGACTATGTGGAATCTTACAAGTCTCA GATGCTGTCAAGGTTATGGCCGAACTGTTTCTGGAATATGTAATGAGTAATCACCATGTTAATAGAGAACCAGCGACAATTTTGCAGGCATTTCAGATATCTCTG TGTTGGCTTGCAGCTTCATTTCTGAGGCAAAAAGTTGACCACAAAGAATCTCTTGCACTTGCAAAGCAGCATCTTAACTTCAATTGCAAAAAGGAGGAGGCAGAGTATGTTTATTCGATGTTGCGGTGTCTGAAAAGAACATTTTTACACAGTATAGGGGCTTTTAAGGCTGTGGAATCTCCAAAGTTTTCTAATTTATCAAGTAAAGATGTTTTGAAGAATTCAGATGCAAAGGCTTCACAGCCAATAACTTCTAACTTGCAGCATGTCAAATCAGACATTAAAGACTTACCACCAAGTCAAGAATATTTTGCACAAGAAGATGTCTCAAAAAGTATCAAAGGAATTCAGAAAACGCTccagaagaagatgaaaaaacTTATTGAgaagcaaagcaaagataatagTGAAGTTTTGAGAACTTATGAGGAAGAAAAGGGGCGTCTAGAAAGAGAGCTTAAAGCAGAGACAATTGTTATTCGATCTTGTTTTCAGAATAGTACATCAATGAGGACAGATAAGCTTAAGAtgttggaaaagaaaatagaagaaaataaCAACCAGCATGACCTACGTCTTGAGCATCTTGAGGCCTCACAGTTGGAAGCAAGGACTAAATTGAGGGAGATGGGGAAACGATGGGTAGAGGAAGTACAAGCCTGGGCTCGTGCTGAATTGTTGGATAGATCACCCTCAAATACACTTAAGCCTTGGTTGGAATGCTCAAGAACTAGTGACTGTCAAAGTAGTGAAGATCATGAAGATTTTGCCACTTTTAGAGTACATGACTTTGACAGTATTGTGCATAGTGGGACGGGAGGAATTaaaagaccatctccaactccAGAAAGTGTTCCTGCTGAAGCTGTAGCACATACTGTCCCCATTAGAACTGAGGAGACCCCTGCTAGGCCACTTGGTGCGTTAGATATGACTTCTGTGGCAGCTTCATGTACTGATTTCATGggtaaaactaaaaacaaagcTGAAAGTTCAAGTGATGTTCAAGAGAGTGTGGTATCGGTGAATCCTTGTGCCAAAGCGCAAATTACTGATGGAGGTGCTGCAGGTAATGGGGAGCTGGATGTTCTAGAAGTTGCCAGTTCTACTGATGGCTTTCAGAAAGTTGTCACCTCCAGTCTTCCATTTCAAGAACGGATACCCAGTGCAGACACATCACCCATATATCATGGGGAGGTCAGACTGGATGTACCCAGAGCAGTCTGTTCAACTGATAGTCCACGCCGACCACATCCCTCAAATCTGCCTTCTGATGGGGCTGCATTAAACATGCCTGACAAAGAGGCTCCATTGGGATTGCCTGAGACTGCCTGTTCGAGTCATAGCTTGCAAAACGTCATTTCTGTGAGGGAACCTTCACCGGAAGAAAACCACGTAGCGAAGCAAACCATGCCAGATAAAGAGGTTGAATCAGAAGTGTTTGAGACTGTCAGTTCGAATGATGCACTAGGGAATCTTGTCTCTGTGGATCTACTGGCTGGAGGACAGATGCTTGAAAAAGTGACAGAACATGAGACTGTCAGTCCCAGTCATGATTTGCATGACGTTTCTGTGAACCCACCTCCATCTGAAGGACGAATCCATAAAGTGATGGTAACCATACCAGATAAAGAGGTCGATTCGGGAGTGCTTGAGACTAGCAGTTCCACTGATAGACTGGAATATTGTGTCTCTGTGAATCCACTTTCATCTGAAGAAGAAATCCCTGAAAAATCAACAGAATATGAGCCTGTCAGTTCAAGTCATGGTCTCCACAATGTTCCGCCTGTGTCACCTACCTCTGAAGAACAAATCCATGAAGTGACAGTACACATGCCAACTAAAGAGGTTGATTTGTCAGTGCTGCAGACTGTCAGTTCAGATGATGGGCAAGGGAATCTTGCTTCTCTGGTTCCACCTTCATCTGATGAACAAATCTGTGAAAAACCTACTGAAAAAGAAACCAGTGAAGTGGATCTTATAGCGTCTGGTAGTGCACCAGGGGCTTACCAGCAGAATGGAGTTGATACTATGACCAATGGAAGCTCTGATCAGGAAATGCCCCTGGTAAATTCACCTGGAGTGCATCCTGTGGCCTTGGTTCCTGGTGGTTCAGCGACACTAGATCAG GCATACCAAGACAAAGGTACTCTGATAGAAACATCTGATGCAGAGCAAGAAGATGCAGAAGCCAGCAAACAGTCGAATACTTGCCAACAAGTTGAAAATACAGCACCCGAATCTGCTCCGACTGTAGCATCCAATTTGTCTAATCGTGAATTGCCAGACATTGAGACTGTAGTGCAACAGCCATCCTATAATACACCTGATAATAGTGCTCCTGAGTTATCTTCAGCTGGTGGAGTCGAAATTCGACCTAGCGAATACCGTACCTCTAACCAAGTTTCTCATGCTTCAATGCATTTTGTTGAGAACATTTCTGATCTTTCAAATCAAACTGTTTTGCGGCCTGTCACATCCTCTACTAGTGAATTTGAACTGTCATTTTCAGACACAAGTGCTGCACCTGTTACATCTGCATTTAATAGTCTTCCTATAAATGCTGCACCCCAGGGGGGATCTCAAGCACCACTGCCTTCATACACTGACCCACTTCAATATGAATTGGAAAGATTGAATAAACAAACAGATCATATGCTTAAGTCTCATGAAGATGCG AAGCTACGACTGAAGGGTGATTGCGACAAGGAAATAGAGGAGGCTGTTGCTGAAATTCAACGAAAATATGAACTTAGATCTCAGGAGGTTGAGGCTGAATTTCTCCTTAAAAAGAAGGAATTGGATTCGATACACCACAAAGTTTTAATGAACAAGATTTTGGCTGAGGCTTTCCGGTCTAAATGCATGGATCTTCGGGCATCAGGTGCATCTGGAGTGCAGCAAG ATGGGAATTCCAGTTTCACTCAGCAGCTGGTTCAGCTATCTATGCATGATACACAAAGAAATTCTCCAGTTGCTGGTTCATCCTTGGCCAGCACTCCGGCAGCTAACCTGCAGACTTCAACTGCCCCCTTACCCAGCCCACCTGCACCTGCACCTGTGACAAATCCACTTTATATAGCTCCACCTCAGCAGACTGTTCCTCTTTCAACTTCTCCTATTCCAAGCATCCCAGCAAGACTGCCGCACATCAGTTCCATCTCCTCCACAGGAAACTCCCAAGGTGGAGGTACGATTCGTGCCCCAGCTCCACATCTCCAACCATTTAGACCTTCAACGTCCATGTCTAATCAACAGTCACATAGCAACTCCCCTGCAACACCTCCCTCACTTCCTCATATTCCACGTTCTCCAGCCCCCGGACAGCCATCTGTTCCTCATAATAGGGCCCATCAGCCTAAAAATCCAGGGGATCTGTCAGCTCTTCGTAGTTTATCTGCTTTGGGGTTGCTTATGAATATGAACTCTCGGTCTGGTGCAAGTCCACCAGGTAGTTCGCCCTCACTCCCAAATTTGGTCCCAAACCGTGACCTGTCGAACCTTTCTAATCCTCCCGTTACAGGAAGTGCTCGTGTGAACCCAGTAAATACAGGTGGACCCACTGACATAGTTTGTTTATCAGATGATGACTAA
- the LOC126591546 gene encoding uncharacterized protein LOC126591546: protein MAGPLVPYAFCFQTLDQQIISFFLYKMAVKRQPLAPPHDEYVHEEDLFDFKEPWEIWEEYGGDEDLYFLCELKKTGLRVHRKIGEGTWSEKEHELVYNENRNPIGWKKKFRYENRGSDDHGGWILDEYSLLVGADGRAQKASKDRYDFPFVICRLRKNRRSCGKKRNN from the coding sequence ATGGCCGGACCCCTTGTGCCTTATGCTTTCTGCTTCCAAACCCTGGACCAACAGATCATCAGTTTCTTTCTCTACAAGATGGCGGTTAAGCGTCAGCCGTTAGCGCCACCACACGACGAGTATGTGCATGAGGAGGACCTCTTTGACTTCAAAGAACCATGGGAGATTTGGGAAGAATATGGAGGAGATGAAGACTTATATTTCTTGTGCGAGCTCAAGAAGACCGGTTTGCGCGTCCATCGCAAGATTGGGGAAGGCACTTGGAGCGAAAAAGAACATGAGCTGGTTTACAATGAGAACAGAAACCCTATTGGGTGGAAGAAAAAGTTCCGGTACGAGAATCGAGGGTCAGATGACCACGGAGGGTGGATTTTAGATGAATATAGTCTGCTTGTTGGTGCTGACGGCCGTGCTCAAAAGGCCTCAAAGGATCGCTACGATTTTCCTTTTGTGATTTGCCGGCTGCGGAAGAATCGCAGAAGTTGCGGGAAGAAGAGAAACAACTGA